GAAAGAATGCCTCTCCCAGCAACGGAAAGCGAAATGCCATCTGCAGTTTGAACAAAAATAGGTGGATCGGGAGAAGACACAGATGACAAATTGGTCGAGTCGGGCGTCATATGAAAAGAAGCACCAGAGTCATGGAACCACGGGGATGATATacctggaggaggaggagcagaacTAGACGCCTGAGCAGTAGTCCCGTGAGCTGAGGCCTGAGCCGTAGTAGTAAGGCAACGAAACAAGGCAGGAACCTTCTGCTCCGCTGCAGACACTGAACGAGTGCCCTGCTGAGTAGAAGAGCCACCAGAGCCCTGAGAGAAGTGTCTGCCACGACGCCCCTGTCTGTCGCGCTGCTTCTTGCGACACTCCTCATGACCATAAATCTTGCAATAGCCACACTGAACACCAGAAGGAGCCCCCGCCACCACTAGAGATTAGGACAGAGGCGAGGAGACCGAGGAAGGTGTGTCCGCCAGGACGGAGGGCTGCAGCGGAGCACGACTCACACCCCCAGCTCGAAGACGGGTCTCCTCGGCTCGCAGCTCAGGCATCGCCTCTGAGAGAGATTAGCGCGGACGACGAGTCAGCAACTGCACCCGGACAGTCTCAAACTCCGGACGAAGCTGAGAGAGGAACTCGTGAAGGCGAAGTGTGTCTCTCTGGTCCCGGTGGCAGTCACAGCACCAACAAGTGCCACCACCGCAGAACTCAGCACACAAACCGTCGAGACGATGCCAGACGGTTGTCATCTGACGGTGGAAGTCGTTAACTGTAGAATCAAGCTGACGAAGTAACTGAGCCTCCTCAACAACAGCGAGGTACATCGCTTCGTTACGGATCTCATAACTGCGACGAAGGTGGTCCCTCATAAGGTGTGAAGTGGCAAGACCTCGGGCGACATCAACCTCCATGCTTGCAAGTAAAATGGCCTTAGCAGATTTCTCCTCGCGTAGTCAAGTCTCATAGACACCGAGATCAGACTGGTAGCTCTCCATCTCAAGCTCAAATGCCTCAAGCAAAGCACTCTTGGCATCATCAACGGCATCTGGTGGGTACGTGGGCGGTGTTGGGAGAACGGGACGCGAAGGACAGACCCGCTCCCCTGTGAGGTAGCCCCACAGCAGTTGTCCGTCCATATGAACCTCCATTGAGGTAGCCCCACAACAGCTGTCCGTCCATATGAACCTCCATATGGAAAGCAAAATCTCCCCAATTGGTGCCATTGAAGAAGACAGGGCAGCGGGGGACAGGAATAGCACCAGGACCACCAGTGCGCCCGGGGGACTCCATTGAAGGAAGGAAGCAACTAGCTGTTTTTTTTTGGAGAAATAAGAGCAGAGAAGGAAACAGGGGAAGGAAACAGAGAGAGCTCGCGGCCTGGAGGTGGGCGAGCACGTGCCGCGCGAGTGGGGCTCGGGCGACACAGGTGGTCGCGCGGGCGGCTCAGGCGGGGTCGCGCGATGGGGGCGCGGGGGTAGCATGGACGAGGCAGGCGCGGCGCGGACAACAGCGCGGGCCCGCGCGAGGCGTGCGTTAGGGAGGAGGGGCGCGGACGCGGAGCTGGCGCAGTGGCGGCGCCATGAAGCGTGGGTCGGCCGGTTGCGCTGGAATCGCCGGCGTCGCTCAGGTAAGGATGGAAACCCTAGCTTGATACCATGTTAGAATAAGTGGCCAGCCGATTCTATTCCTAGCCCCAAAGGGGCAAGTATACAGGtttgtacatatgcaaagaaCACCTCCAAGTAGAAGGAAAATAGAAAGTACATATATACATCTAACAACTTCAAGAGgatgtttgtttctttttttttatcgaAACATGCTTTATTTCGACACTTCCAAATTGTAAGCAAATAGTTGAGTTTAATAGAACATGCATCGACTTATCATTTGGAAGCCATATGCGTAACCACAGCCAACATTTATGAGTATAATTTGGAGTGTTATTAGCACCTATTAGACAAACAATTAGCCCCCATTTCTCTCTAGCCCCTCCACACTTGGAACAAAAGATGATTGCTGGATTCATCACATTCGCAAAAGCAACAAGTAGGACTGCCTTGCCACTTTCTTTGTATCATATTATCGTCAGAGGCAGAGGCTCATGGAGGCAAAACTTggccatccccccccccccccccccccccccccccccccccccccccccccccctgtagGACAGCATTAGCTTTAATAGTTTATAATTGTCATGAATGCTTTATAGGACTGCATCTATAGTCATGGTCTGAGAAGTTCTGATAGTTAACACGGCAGTAGCTTTTGTAATTGGCCCCTCGTTTTTGGTTTAACCTTCGCCACTGATTATCCTCTGAATCATTTTCCATTGTTCCATCAAAATACCATCGAGCCATCTCCTGAAGTTTAACTGGCAACTTCTAGCCTTGCAACTGTATATATATACTGCATTTGGTTTtgcatcacaaagttcaaaaagtaCAGGTTTATATGGCTTTGGCATGGTTGCATCAGGTTACAACTACAATTGTATATAGCTTTGCCTTGGTTGCATCAGGTTGCAATCTGTAGGTCACCTGTCCAGCAATCGAAGAACCTTGTTATTCCGGGTTCCAACTGCTTAATAATGTGCCTATACGTTCATGTTGTGCAGGTTTCAGCTTCGAGCAGGAGATCTAGTTACACTGTTGACGGAGGCACTGAGACTCTCAACGCTTCAGAGTTCAGAATGCATGTGAGGATAACCGAAGTCGTCTTGTGTATACTGGCAAGTCTGGATCTTATCATGTCATCAGCACAGTTATGGCACTGGCCTGGTCTGGTCTAGGAGGCACTGCAACTCTCGCTTCGCACGTTCCCTTCATGTACATATTCGCCATGCATTTTGTTTCTCGCTCAGCATTGGTATCTCTGCTGGGATAAGTCATGTCGGATCATGCGACGGTCCCAGAATGTTTGCCCTGCATACTTAATTACTGAGTTCACATGTCCTGCTGATTGTAGTTCTGCACTTGTGCTACCCTACACCTGTGTCACCTGCTTGAAGAATTTGGCTCAGCCAGTATTATTCCTAGTATATGTCTTCCGCATGTGGAGGCCACGACGCCATAGCTCGGACTCGGACTCGCCTATGGATTCGTCTTGGCTCATGACGTTGACAGTGGTCGTACTGTATATCGCAAGCGCCATGTCTTGTAGTGAACCCGGCAGTTCTAGTTGGTGGTGCAGTGGATTGAATTGGATtaggctgattttttttttttttttggagaagGTTGTGGTAATAACTTAAAGAATTAATTTGCTATGGATTAGGTTAGGTAAGAGATGAGTTTCTAGGATCATGTCCGTACGTGCGACGGGAACATCAGATAGTGACCGACCAACTCAACACAATATCCTTCTTAGGACGTCGCTGTCCAATGAAGATAAATCAGGACCTGCTGCTATATATTAAAGAGCTAGGCAAACCTAATAGATAATATTCGGTTTAGGACCATTACTAcaggatggacttgttgtcccgggcggtaacggcctttagtcccggttactatgccgggacaacgatcccgggactaaaggtggaaccttcagtcccaggtcatcgagccgggactaaggaaggacctttagtcccggttcatgttaccaaccgggactaaaggctctccagccgagcaaacgtggccgcaccctttagtcccggttggtaaccccaaccgggactaaaggttcattttctttttcttttttttttgtttaatttgttttcagttcagttacacatatttgtttaatatataatatgtttttatgtacgtattctacactgctaatataaatacacacacgcatataattacatctaattctcatctcgagcattattatattcaaataaagtatgaaactatatatattatagatatatatgtatatatacaacactctcataatcttgttctcgaaaataacgatatcaataaacatttaatttacatcatttattccttaggatcaaagtagaactcgccgttgggatttagcattttttctagaagaaatcctgctattgactcttgaactgctttcatatggtctttttgcatgaccctttgtagatgacatttgtaggtctgaagttatcaaatatccatcaaattatagctcaaaaacatgtttcaataaataaatatccgtactagttgaccttgcttacgtgatcatctcgacgagcatttctccaccggacggcaccgtacttggccaaggaagagctctgattctacgaggaagagaacacggtcttccacgaccgttgccgctctccctcgtaaaatcaaagctcctccttgacgtccgttaccgctcggcagagaacatgctcgccgagctgaacacggtccgcaagttcaactagtacggattttctataattttctaactattttctaagtttttcatttcatgaaaaaattaattctaagatcacgtaagccgccggggacgatgatggcgcgtgctccagcgaggacgagcgaggcgtgattttgatgaactaatttaacttttgtttatccaaacatatatgcaaatcatcatgtgattttgagctaaaaatgacatataaaatcataataaagtccaacatataaagttacacatgcatctacatcgcaaaatgagataaggtactgataaaacataagaggattaagtttgttacctccaaaatcgaagagcaacaccaatggagggggagagagcaagaacaacagcaagctgaagaacagaggcagtgagtttgaatggaatggctcaggctcgggaggaagaaatgagctggtctataggccgagataattagtcccggttagggggccaaaccgagactaaagattaatctttattcccggagcatcacccaaaccgggactaaaagctttagtctcggttggtaatactagccgggactaaagatccctgccccgcggacgaccgttgggcaggaaccttaccaaccgggactaaaggatcctttagtctcgggggcaaaaaatgccgaggctaatgttaAATTGAGACattgttctaaagtctgttctctagtagtggacGGAAACAATACTCTCTCCGTCCTTAAAAAATAATGTAATGTAATTCTAGCACAACTATCTATTCCCTCactaatataataataaagaggtaaaatttctctccacctatTTTTTGGTCCGGTAATCCATCAACTAACTTTGTGAATGTGGAAAATCACCTATAGCCCTTCTCTTTATATAACCAGGaatccaattagatctctccaATTTCCGGTGAATAGGAATTTTAATCCAAAttggaaaaatatattaatatggacaactagaaatcttattaattcaattagatctctccaactccgagtaatcggaataggaatcttaatccaaatGCAAAAATATAAGAATAGAAATCTAATAAAGAGGAAAGAATGGTAGAATTTCTTTGTTTCGTTTCTTTTatgttctttcttcattttttttcTGGTTTATCCGTTTTTACTTGCTCTGAGTATGTGTTGCTTTACGTCCATTTAGACGCTTTTCACTTGGCTCCGAATATGTTCTGATTTTTTCCCATGGCTATTTTCTAGAGTACATTTCAATTTTCGTCATGACTATTTTTTACTTGGCTTCGAGTATGCTCAGATTTTTTTACAAACAATAAATAAGAGATCATAACCATTTTAATCTTAGACTACTTAAGAAACAAGGATTTTTATCACTAAGTTAATTTAATTTTTGACTCAAATTCATGACCCGTGATACAACTCACTACGTATTGGGtctcgttgcaacgcacgggcatgtttgctagtaaATAAAAAAAAGTCCCGTGCGTGCACACTCCACGAGATCTTGTATTTAGAGGACTTAGGATATGCCCAGGAGCTCGTAGGAACGAATCCGAGAGCAGTAGACCAAGCTCGTTTGCCGATTGATCGATGGTATTGTTTGAATTGGGATGAAGAGTAGCAAGGATCCAACCTAATCTGGTACCAGGTGTAAGTAGAGGGATTGGTAGAGAAGAACAACATGAATAGTTCGGAGGAGGAATGATTAGCTATCAGTCTGGTGTTCATTTTTCTTCTCTCATTCCTCTCGGTCTATCTCTTTAATTAATTAAGCGTTACAAGCCGATTAGCTCGTGCACGGCTGTGGCCACGCGAGCAAGCATGCAACCTCACTGAACCCATGTCCACTCGAGTCCGGCGAGCCTAGTGTCGTGTTGGTGAGCTCGATCTTGTTCCATATCACGGCCAAGTTCCTCTTATGCTTTCTTCAGAAGGTGTCGTAGAAGCTAATGATGCGGCACTTGTAGAATAcatgaaataaataaaaaagtaaaactgaaaacaaaaaaatagattaaaataaaaagaaataaaaataatgaaatccatatagaaaacataaaagaaaagataaatgaaatagaaatagaagaaacgaatgaaaacaaaataaaacataaataaaaataaaaaattaattaattacggtaaaaaataaataaatagaagaAAGATAGAAagttattaaaaataaaaaataatagaagaaaggaaagaaaacaaaatgaaaggaaataaaaaaaagaaaagaaaggcaaAAGAAAAAGACTCCGTACAACTTAATATCCCAATTGTCTCCGGCCCAATAAAGACGAAACGGCCCAACAGCAACCATTCCATCGGAAATCGAAACTCGGAACGCTTGAACCGCAACATCAGCGCCGGATCGGAACCGCCGCAAGTCCGATCGAGTGCATCACGCGTATACGTGCAAACCGCAACTCCTGCCCCCCGTGCAAGTCTCCACCATATACCGGACTCGCGACACGTACGTACCCAGAGCAAGAGCAAGTCCATCTCGACTCACCGCAGACCGCAGGCCGGAACAAAACCGATCATCTCTCGGCCGGCGTGCCTAGGGCTCCGACGGTCCAATCCATCCGGCTTCGTCGTTCGCTCATCTCATGGCGTTGGATGTGATCGTGCATCGTAAGCGCCCGGCACCCAGCCGTGCGAAGAAGGCCGGCAAGAAGCAGAGACGACGACGACGCTACTACAAGATGCCGTCGGAGGAGTACTACTACGAGTTCAGGTTCGACGACGACATCGGCGACGACATGGTGGAGGTGAGCTACGAGTTCGACTTCGACAGCATCGACCGCTACGAGATGCTGGAGGAGTTCGGGccgtccgactccgaccccgccgTCGCCGAGGCGCGGGACCGGTCCACGGGCGAGACGGTCGCCGTCAAGCGGGTGCGCCCCAGCCagggcgacggcggcgcggcgagcctCTGCGCGGTCGTGCGCGAGGCCAGGTGCCTGGACGCCTGCCTCGGCCACTCCTCCACCCTGCAGCTCAGGGGCGTGGCCGCGGACGACAAGACCGGGGACCTGTTCATCGTCACGGAGCAGCTCCTCGGCAGCGGCTGCGGCGGTGCCAGCACGCTCCGTAGCCGGCTCACGCGGCCGTTCTCCGAGGCCGAGACGCGGGCGCTCATGAGGCAGCTCCTGGGCGCGGCCGAGAAGATGCACGGCGCCGGGGTCACCCACCGCGACATCAACCCGGACAACATCGTCGTCGGCGCCGGCGGCGTGCTCAAGGTCTGCGGGTTCCGGTGCGCGATCACGCCCGCGGAGAGGTTCCTCGGGGAGCCGCACCCGCCCTTGGGCGCGCTGCGGTACTGCTCGCCGCACCAGCTGAACGGCCTCCGTTGCTACTGCCCGGCGGAGGACGTCTGGGCGCTCGGGTGCGTCATGGCCGAGCTCCTCGCCGGCGAGCCCCTGTTCACGGCGGATGCCCAGGAGGACTTGCTCGATGAGACGGTCGACCTGAGAGACGAGATCGTCAACTTTGGGGCCGATGCATTCGACGGCGTGCTGGAGGAGGTGTCGCTCGCCGGCCGTGAGCTGCTTGCTGGCCTGCTGGCCTTCGATGCCTCGGAGAGGCCCACCGCCGCTGACGCTCTCAAACACCGCTGGTTCGCCGAGAACGACGTCGCCAAAGCAAAGTCTCGAGTTGTGCGTGCCTATAAGCAACGATAGCCATGGACACGAACTGATTTTTTTAAACAATATATGCAACGTCAATTGTTTTCTCTGTAATATTAACTACTGCTAGTACTGTAGTTGgcaggaagaactgcattatgttGTTGATTCCATATATGATATCATTAAGAATTTGACAGAAGGAATTAATTATGATAAGTATGTGTTTTTTTTTACTTCTTATAGTATTGCAATTAAAAGTTTTTTGTGCAGGTTGATTTTCACAACTAGGGATGCTTGGCTATATCTTGAGGAGACAGTGGTGCTAACATATGAGGAAAATAATAGTctgtttggtttccataagtcaggtgacttattaagtcaggtaactgaaaaccagtgacttataagtcatgtctgtttggttgtagatgacttataagcttattaaaggtgtgggccccacgcgaaaaaggatgacttataagttttaaacaggggtgaaccaacttaaaacttataagcaggggtgacttataagttggtagtgtttgacaaaataagtcacttattttactttttaacttataagtaggtgacttatttggaaccaaacaagccctaaatgaCTAGCTAGCCATCTTTGATCAGCAATCCGCATTGACCTCCTCCACCAGGTGTGCTTATATAAGCATTAACATACGACTCTGACCCTGCTAGTGACCTCTTCAGAACGACGCATATACTCCTTATGCAATCTCTGCAATCAGACAGCAAGGCTGAAGAGATGAAGGATGAGTATTAAAAACCATTgatttagggcgcgtttagttcgcgaaattttttggctgtggctactgtagcactttcgtttgtatttggcaattagtgtctaattatagactaattaggttcgaaagtttcgtctcgcgatttctcaccaaactgtgcaattagttttttttcgtctacatttagtactccatgcatgtgccgcaagattcgatgtgacactttagaGTGAAAATTTTTTAGGAACTAAATAGGGCCTTACAGGACAGGGCAACAACAGCAGACCCGAGACGCTGTCCAATGCCAATGAAGATAAATCAGGACCGTCAGCTACGTACTACCGAGG
This sequence is a window from Miscanthus floridulus cultivar M001 chromosome 10, ASM1932011v1, whole genome shotgun sequence. Protein-coding genes within it:
- the LOC136489223 gene encoding putative cyclin-dependent kinase F-2, with the translated sequence MALDVIVHRKRPAPSRAKKAGKKQRRRRRYYKMPSEEYYYEFRFDDDIGDDMVEVSYEFDFDSIDRYEMLEEFGPSDSDPAVAEARDRSTGETVAVKRVRPSQGDGGAASLCAVVREARCLDACLGHSSTLQLRGVAADDKTGDLFIVTEQLLGSGCGGASTLRSRLTRPFSEAETRALMRQLLGAAEKMHGAGVTHRDINPDNIVVGAGGVLKVCGFRCAITPAERFLGEPHPPLGALRYCSPHQLNGLRCYCPAEDVWALGCVMAELLAGEPLFTADAQEDLLDETVDLRDEIVNFGADAFDGVLEEVSLAGRELLAGLLAFDASERPTAADALKHRWFAENDVAKAKSRVVRAYKQR